A genomic region of Tsukamurella pulmonis contains the following coding sequences:
- a CDS encoding DUF3375 domain-containing protein, which translates to MAQSRRPLASLPARMSAAQLYAAFTDNADNDVALRLLRSPNAVAYLALMAARLGTGPVDAEELGDALTVDLQSLAHHFTDRARPVPAGPDVLDSWVKAGYVSRTLDEDDRESIQLTRGATTALGQVQAVSLDRNVATETALELVTARLSAVAVTVSADPDDHLRALDEQIAELTRRREALKAGLVPEYDRDKVVDDLKIVSSLAERMPADILGYGEKLREHTRALLTHGLDASDSSEAEAYAKTLQRLFDGHDELANTPEGKAFDAFYTLLSDHRLRRQLETSVASVVTEVQLPDDLRDSLTGFLDRMWMQVQRVDEIRGQVYRRINTFVKDGDFLQYQSLRARITEAQRAAVDAFDTTSASRDTGLAVPMSAVDTSSVGALRFHDGIVTLPPEVRETSGEFTIDPARLVGREAIDWDALATAVNEAVRASDGATLTEILAAIDAPRAGDVVGVWSLGARYGTVDEDRLVTILAHTARGPREMTVPHVEFAAALPPLTPASAAPEPTTLFEE; encoded by the coding sequence ATGGCGCAATCACGCCGCCCGCTCGCGTCGCTCCCGGCGCGGATGTCGGCCGCGCAGCTGTACGCCGCGTTCACGGACAACGCCGACAATGACGTCGCGCTCCGCCTGCTCCGCTCCCCCAACGCCGTCGCCTACCTCGCGCTCATGGCAGCGCGACTGGGCACGGGGCCCGTCGACGCGGAGGAGCTGGGGGACGCGCTCACCGTCGACCTGCAGTCCCTCGCGCACCACTTCACCGACCGCGCCCGTCCGGTCCCCGCCGGCCCCGATGTCCTCGACAGCTGGGTCAAGGCCGGGTACGTCTCGCGCACGCTCGACGAGGACGATCGCGAATCCATCCAGCTCACCCGCGGCGCCACGACGGCGCTCGGCCAGGTGCAGGCGGTCTCGCTGGACCGCAACGTCGCCACCGAGACCGCGCTCGAGCTCGTGACGGCCCGACTGTCCGCGGTGGCGGTCACCGTCAGCGCCGATCCCGACGATCACCTGCGTGCTCTGGACGAGCAGATCGCCGAGCTCACCCGCCGCCGCGAAGCCCTCAAAGCCGGCCTGGTCCCCGAGTACGACCGGGACAAGGTGGTCGACGACCTCAAAATCGTCAGCTCGCTGGCCGAGCGCATGCCGGCGGACATCCTGGGCTACGGCGAGAAGCTGCGCGAGCACACGCGCGCCCTGCTCACGCACGGGCTCGACGCATCCGATTCCAGCGAGGCCGAGGCGTACGCCAAGACGCTCCAGCGCCTCTTCGACGGCCACGACGAGCTCGCGAACACCCCGGAGGGCAAGGCCTTCGACGCCTTCTACACGCTGCTCTCCGACCATCGCCTGCGCCGCCAGCTGGAAACGTCGGTCGCGTCCGTCGTCACCGAAGTCCAGTTGCCGGACGACCTCAGGGACTCCCTCACCGGCTTCCTCGACCGCATGTGGATGCAGGTCCAGCGGGTCGACGAGATCCGCGGGCAGGTCTACCGGCGCATCAACACCTTCGTCAAGGACGGCGACTTCCTGCAGTACCAGTCGCTGCGCGCCCGGATCACCGAGGCGCAGCGGGCGGCAGTCGACGCGTTCGACACCACCTCCGCCTCCCGCGACACCGGCCTCGCCGTCCCCATGTCCGCCGTCGACACCAGCTCCGTCGGCGCGCTGCGCTTCCACGACGGCATCGTCACCCTGCCGCCCGAGGTGCGGGAGACCTCCGGCGAGTTCACCATCGACCCCGCCCGCCTCGTCGGCCGTGAGGCCATCGACTGGGACGCGCTCGCCACCGCCGTCAACGAGGCCGTCCGCGCGTCCGACGGTGCGACCCTCACCGAGATCCTCGCGGCGATCGACGCGCCTCGCGCCGGCGACGTGGTCGGCGTCTGGTCACTCGGCGCGCGGTACGGCACCGTCGACGAGGACCGCCTGGTGACGATCCTCGCGCACACGGCCCGCGGGCCCCGTGAGATGACGGTGCCGCACGTGGAGTTCGCCGCCGCGCTCCCGCCCCTGACCCCCGCCTCGGCCGCGCCCGAGCCGACCACCCTGTTCGAGGAGTGA
- a CDS encoding ATP-binding protein: protein MTRKHLGQYRLTRLQVVNWGTFDGYKDFPIDERGVILTGPSGSGKSSLMDAHSVVLLPTYDQSFNASADMTAKGAKRAARSMADYVRGAWSVNDDEHQQSKVQYLRGESATWSAVAATYDNGAGNVTTAVAVKWFPGSGTDGASLKSWYQIHTGAFDLLDLQGWATAGFDTRGWRARHTGVESFDTQAAYQDALRRRVGIGTSSAALALLGKAKAMKNVGDLDAFIRTYMLDRPQTYARAERLVENFTQLDEAYRAAARAEAQEKVLRPMPEAYAKYRSATVGTTRAADLLGAPVRSYLRGHKLRLLQEQMDRIEGERAGMDGQIARWEDRAEERKMRYNELLHRLRQEQGEVGVLEAELQSRELQTQARQRAYERFAAAVEKLGERAPESAEEFAALREQVPGIRDRATEAAEALAGRVHSAYTDESDARRAVESVDDELSVLDRRASLLPPALLDQRDAIARATGVPAEELPYAAELIDVRPEEQARWAGAAERVLRPLATTLLVPAEHQRAVADHVNATRVQGVLTYQVVDGADSTRPAPDSLAAKLTVDESSEAGRWLAGAVARAARHTCVDSPAELERHEQAVTPEGLVKGAGGRFRKDDRRAVSDRSQWVLGTNTGSKREALQRRRDELAAVHAKAAEASATLRDDLAEHKAVADSAAGVLGYTSWAELDHWAAKAEAEELADRISDARSGNADLGELELQADNAYGELAEAQTRIGALTETMNRAGTEFDDLLAEFEKIDGESAPRLTEEDEDFLATALWHLLTADEARPRRLTLETFGEIRADLRAELERQQNAATAERDAAEARIVRTAEQFLREWPDASTELTADAASAPDFVAVHENLVAHGLAAATEKFRRLITTDVSHSVSNLFKEVDDTHRAITRGIADVNAGLRRVEFNEGTYLQIAYAARPTPEATEFAKLVDDMVRDAPAAKRAEPAAMAAQFKRIRGLVLRLTGDDPESRRWTENVLDVRTGYSFYGRENAVGAEPDAPAVVTYRNTATNSGGEQEKLVAFCLAAALSFALGSHGIDGSNEPAFAPLMLDEAFSKSDERFSAQSLRAFEQFGFQLIIAAPIRMVGIVEPFIGQVILVDKQVTPDGARSDARYATFGELAPSR, encoded by the coding sequence GTGACCCGCAAGCATCTCGGCCAGTACCGCCTCACCCGCCTGCAGGTGGTCAACTGGGGCACCTTCGACGGCTACAAGGACTTCCCCATCGACGAGCGGGGCGTGATCCTCACGGGCCCGTCGGGTTCCGGCAAGTCCTCGCTGATGGACGCGCACTCGGTGGTACTGCTGCCCACCTACGACCAGTCCTTCAACGCCTCCGCCGACATGACGGCCAAGGGCGCCAAGCGCGCCGCCCGCTCCATGGCGGACTACGTGCGCGGCGCCTGGTCGGTGAACGACGACGAGCACCAGCAGTCCAAGGTGCAGTACCTGCGCGGCGAGTCGGCGACGTGGTCCGCGGTGGCCGCGACCTACGACAACGGCGCGGGCAACGTCACGACCGCCGTCGCCGTGAAGTGGTTCCCCGGCTCCGGCACCGATGGTGCCTCGCTCAAGTCCTGGTACCAGATCCACACCGGCGCTTTCGATCTCCTCGACCTGCAGGGCTGGGCGACCGCGGGCTTCGACACCCGCGGCTGGCGCGCGCGGCACACCGGTGTCGAATCCTTCGACACACAGGCCGCCTACCAGGACGCGCTGCGCCGCCGTGTCGGCATCGGCACCTCCAGCGCCGCGCTGGCGCTGCTCGGCAAGGCGAAGGCGATGAAGAACGTCGGCGACCTGGACGCCTTCATCCGCACCTACATGCTCGACCGGCCGCAGACCTACGCCCGCGCGGAACGACTGGTCGAGAACTTCACCCAGCTCGACGAGGCGTACCGGGCGGCGGCCCGCGCCGAGGCGCAGGAGAAGGTGCTGCGGCCCATGCCGGAGGCCTACGCCAAGTACCGTTCCGCCACCGTCGGGACCACCCGCGCCGCCGACCTGCTGGGCGCGCCTGTGCGGTCCTACCTGCGCGGCCACAAGCTGCGTCTGCTGCAGGAGCAGATGGACCGGATCGAGGGCGAGCGCGCCGGCATGGACGGGCAGATCGCTCGCTGGGAGGACCGGGCCGAGGAGCGCAAGATGCGCTACAACGAGCTGCTGCACCGGCTCCGGCAGGAGCAGGGCGAGGTCGGTGTGCTCGAGGCCGAGCTGCAGTCCCGCGAGCTGCAGACCCAGGCCCGCCAGCGCGCCTACGAGCGGTTCGCCGCGGCCGTGGAGAAGCTGGGCGAACGCGCGCCGGAGTCGGCGGAGGAGTTCGCCGCTCTGCGCGAACAGGTTCCGGGCATCCGCGACCGCGCGACCGAAGCGGCCGAGGCCCTCGCGGGCCGCGTGCACTCGGCGTACACCGACGAGTCGGACGCCCGCCGCGCCGTCGAGTCCGTCGACGACGAGCTCTCCGTGCTCGACCGCCGCGCCTCCCTGCTGCCGCCCGCCCTGCTGGATCAGCGCGACGCGATCGCCCGCGCCACCGGCGTTCCCGCCGAGGAACTTCCGTACGCGGCGGAGCTCATCGACGTCCGGCCCGAGGAGCAGGCGAGGTGGGCCGGCGCCGCCGAGCGCGTGCTGCGCCCGCTCGCCACCACGCTGCTCGTTCCGGCGGAGCACCAGCGGGCCGTCGCCGATCACGTCAACGCCACCCGCGTGCAGGGCGTCCTCACCTATCAGGTGGTCGACGGTGCCGATTCCACCCGCCCGGCACCGGATTCCCTCGCGGCCAAGCTGACGGTCGACGAGTCGAGCGAGGCCGGCCGGTGGCTGGCCGGCGCGGTCGCCCGCGCCGCGCGCCACACCTGCGTGGACTCCCCCGCCGAGCTGGAGCGGCACGAGCAGGCCGTCACCCCGGAGGGACTGGTCAAGGGCGCGGGCGGCCGGTTCCGCAAGGACGACCGCCGGGCCGTCTCCGACCGCTCGCAGTGGGTGCTCGGCACCAACACCGGCTCCAAGCGCGAAGCGCTGCAACGCCGTCGCGACGAGCTGGCCGCCGTGCACGCCAAGGCCGCCGAGGCGTCCGCGACGCTGCGCGACGACCTCGCCGAGCACAAGGCAGTCGCCGACAGCGCAGCCGGCGTCCTCGGCTACACGTCGTGGGCGGAGCTCGACCACTGGGCGGCGAAGGCCGAGGCCGAGGAGCTGGCCGACCGGATCTCCGACGCCCGCTCGGGCAACGCCGATCTGGGCGAGCTTGAGCTGCAGGCCGACAACGCCTACGGCGAGCTGGCGGAGGCGCAGACCCGGATCGGCGCACTCACCGAGACCATGAACCGCGCCGGCACCGAATTCGACGACCTACTGGCCGAATTCGAGAAGATCGACGGCGAGAGCGCGCCCAGGCTCACGGAGGAGGACGAGGACTTCCTCGCCACGGCGCTGTGGCACCTGCTCACCGCCGACGAGGCCCGCCCCCGGCGGCTCACCCTGGAGACCTTCGGCGAGATCCGGGCCGACCTGCGGGCCGAGCTGGAGCGCCAGCAGAACGCGGCGACCGCGGAGCGCGACGCCGCCGAGGCGCGGATCGTGCGCACCGCGGAGCAGTTCCTGCGCGAATGGCCGGACGCCTCCACCGAACTCACCGCCGACGCGGCCTCCGCGCCCGACTTCGTCGCGGTGCACGAGAACCTCGTCGCACACGGGCTCGCAGCCGCGACGGAGAAGTTCCGGCGGCTCATCACCACCGACGTGAGCCACTCCGTGTCGAACCTGTTCAAGGAGGTCGACGACACGCACCGCGCCATCACCCGCGGCATCGCCGACGTCAACGCCGGCCTGCGCCGGGTCGAATTCAACGAGGGCACGTACCTGCAGATCGCCTACGCCGCCCGCCCCACGCCGGAGGCGACGGAGTTCGCGAAGCTGGTCGACGACATGGTGCGCGACGCCCCCGCCGCGAAGCGCGCCGAGCCCGCGGCGATGGCCGCGCAGTTCAAGCGGATCCGCGGACTGGTGCTCCGGCTCACCGGCGACGACCCGGAATCGCGGCGCTGGACCGAGAACGTCCTCGACGTGCGCACCGGCTACTCCTTCTACGGCCGGGAGAACGCGGTCGGCGCCGAGCCGGACGCCCCCGCCGTGGTCACCTACCGCAACACCGCGACGAACTCCGGTGGCGAGCAGGAGAAGCTGGTCGCCTTCTGCCTCGCGGCGGCGCTGAGCTTCGCCCTCGGCAGCCACGGGATCGACGGATCGAACGAGCCCGCGTTCGCGCCGCTCATGCTCGACGAGGCGTTCAGCAAGTCCGACGAGCGGTTCTCCGCGCAGTCTCTGCGCGCCTTCGAGCAGTTCGGCTTCCAGCTGATCATCGCCGCCCCGATCCGCATGGTCGGCATCGTCGAGCCCTTCATCGGGCAGGTCATCCTCGTGGACAAGCAGGTCACGCCCGACGGTGCCCGTTCCGACGCCCGGTACGCCACGTTCGGCGAGCTCGCCCCGTCGCGCTGA
- a CDS encoding helix-turn-helix transcriptional regulator — protein sequence MPYTIDGLVTGAERRLTGARAHGAWRDWCSGVHGEFDISFDGDGYRGDVLRQRTDEYQLVSWTSQREHVRRDARGIRNDPRGHYELFMPLKGALHVGGDVTESALLPGEMVLVSIDSPFVLAHEDDASALALLIPEHRVSRTLGSVAKEGVRLRGGRGLGRVTRDLAAALIDEREQLTAAEFDAACDRAVDLFCLAASGEADGAGTADDEVRAAVLRHVRAHATEPDLSLAGVAAAVGWSARHIQAVLSRTGETFSDAVRGERLELARDRLTDPRWAARGIAFIADSVGYGSASAFSTAFNRRFGRTPRAHRAGAAD from the coding sequence GTGCCGTACACGATCGACGGCCTGGTCACCGGGGCCGAGCGGCGCCTCACGGGCGCCCGCGCCCACGGCGCGTGGCGCGACTGGTGCAGCGGCGTCCACGGCGAGTTCGACATCTCCTTCGACGGCGACGGCTACCGCGGCGACGTGCTGCGCCAGCGCACCGACGAGTACCAGCTCGTGTCGTGGACCAGCCAGCGCGAGCACGTGCGCCGCGACGCGCGGGGCATCCGCAACGACCCGCGCGGCCACTACGAGCTGTTCATGCCCCTGAAGGGTGCGCTGCACGTGGGCGGCGACGTCACCGAGAGCGCCCTGCTGCCGGGGGAGATGGTGCTGGTCTCGATCGACTCGCCGTTCGTGCTGGCCCACGAGGACGACGCCTCCGCGCTGGCTCTGCTCATCCCCGAGCACCGGGTCTCGCGGACGCTCGGCTCGGTCGCCAAGGAGGGCGTGCGGCTGCGCGGCGGACGCGGGCTGGGCCGCGTCACGCGGGATCTGGCGGCGGCGCTCATCGATGAGCGGGAGCAACTGACGGCGGCGGAGTTCGACGCCGCGTGCGATCGCGCCGTGGACCTGTTCTGCCTCGCCGCGAGCGGGGAGGCCGACGGTGCCGGCACCGCCGACGACGAGGTGCGGGCCGCGGTGCTGCGCCACGTGCGCGCGCACGCCACCGAGCCGGACCTCAGCCTCGCCGGTGTCGCCGCGGCCGTCGGCTGGTCGGCGCGGCACATCCAGGCGGTGCTCTCCCGCACCGGCGAGACCTTCTCCGACGCCGTGCGCGGCGAGCGCCTCGAGCTCGCCCGGGACCGGCTCACCGATCCGCGCTGGGCGGCCCGCGGCATCGCGTTCATCGCCGATTCCGTCGGCTACGGCTCCGCGAGTGCCTTCAGCACGGCGTTCAACCGGCGGTTCGGCCGCACGCCGCGCGCGCACCGCGCCGGCGCCGCCGACTGA
- a CDS encoding PIG-L deacetylase family protein yields the protein MSSVVALNAHPDDETLLGGGTLARLAAEGHRVVIVVATDGMMDGDEESDPRLRLDELSDAAAELGVHEVRWLGYADSGHGGELYPDPAGRVRLARAGIDEPAERLAAILREVSAELLVGSDEAGGYRHRDHMAVHHIARRAAALTGVRLVEATAPRESVLRILTGVARIRVMSREDLDQARTWFTPAAEITHRIDVRRYVAAKQRALAAHRSEIAKDGTIARVLRTVSRVPAWTIAPMVGTEYYVEPAGPTSPPDRLL from the coding sequence ATGTCCTCGGTCGTCGCGCTCAACGCCCATCCGGACGACGAGACGTTGCTCGGAGGCGGCACGCTCGCACGACTCGCGGCGGAGGGTCACCGCGTGGTGATCGTGGTCGCCACCGACGGGATGATGGACGGCGACGAGGAGAGCGATCCCCGCCTGCGGCTCGACGAGTTGAGCGACGCCGCCGCCGAACTGGGCGTGCACGAGGTGCGCTGGCTGGGCTACGCCGACAGCGGCCACGGCGGCGAGCTGTACCCCGACCCGGCGGGACGGGTGCGGCTGGCCCGCGCGGGGATCGACGAGCCGGCGGAGCGCCTCGCCGCGATCCTGCGCGAGGTCTCGGCCGAACTGCTGGTCGGATCCGACGAGGCCGGTGGCTACCGGCACCGCGATCACATGGCGGTGCACCACATCGCGCGCCGGGCGGCCGCCCTGACCGGGGTGCGCCTGGTGGAGGCGACGGCGCCGAGGGAGTCAGTGCTGCGCATCCTCACCGGGGTCGCCAGGATCCGCGTGATGTCGCGCGAGGACCTCGACCAGGCGCGCACCTGGTTCACGCCGGCGGCGGAGATCACGCACCGCATCGATGTGCGCCGGTACGTCGCCGCGAAGCAGCGGGCGCTCGCCGCGCACCGCTCCGAGATCGCGAAGGACGGCACGATCGCGCGGGTGCTCCGCACGGTGTCGCGTGTGCCCGCCTGGACCATCGCGCCCATGGTGGGGACGGAGTACTACGTGGAGCCCGCGGGTCCCACGTCGCCGCCGGATCGGCTCCTCTAG
- a CDS encoding DUF4194 domain-containing protein — MTDETVDDSLDIAADEALPEIDLADFSIADDEAVKSLRGADTAPRFDGDTSALPNSVCYALQELIAAPHVSARSKNWAVIEAEETLLRSRLSELNLLLEINRETKHAFTRQVSENDPRQRNLLRAQSLSLAASVLALFLRLKHLSSPDETAVVERQEMIDHLLTFRPARDTDEAGFVKKADAAINQLETRRLIRRVGTSDRYAVHSVIASLLTPEQVDLYTAAYRDLASTDQDLGEAAAPVDGADEPDGEDGTVDLDSAPEHETQEQQ; from the coding sequence GTGACCGACGAGACCGTGGACGACTCCCTGGACATCGCCGCCGACGAGGCCCTGCCCGAGATCGACCTCGCCGACTTCAGCATCGCGGACGACGAGGCGGTGAAGTCGCTGCGCGGCGCCGACACCGCGCCCCGCTTCGACGGCGACACCTCCGCGCTGCCGAACTCGGTCTGTTACGCGCTGCAGGAGCTGATCGCCGCGCCGCACGTCTCCGCCAGATCCAAGAACTGGGCGGTGATCGAGGCCGAGGAGACGCTGCTGCGCAGCCGGCTCTCCGAGCTGAACCTGCTGCTGGAGATCAACCGCGAGACCAAGCACGCCTTCACCCGCCAGGTCAGCGAGAACGACCCGCGGCAGCGGAACCTGCTGCGCGCGCAGAGCCTCTCGCTCGCGGCGTCGGTGCTGGCGCTGTTCCTGCGCCTCAAGCACCTCTCCAGCCCGGACGAGACCGCCGTCGTGGAGCGGCAGGAGATGATCGACCACCTGCTGACCTTCCGCCCCGCCCGCGACACCGACGAGGCCGGCTTCGTGAAGAAGGCCGATGCGGCGATCAACCAGCTGGAGACCCGCCGCCTGATCCGTCGCGTGGGCACGAGCGACCGGTACGCCGTGCACTCGGTGATCGCCTCGCTGCTCACCCCCGAACAGGTCGACCTCTACACCGCCGCGTACCGCGACCTCGCCAGCACCGATCAGGACCTCGGCGAGGCCGCCGCGCCCGTCGACGGAGCGGATGAGCCGGACGGCGAGGACGGCACCGTCGACCTCGATTCCGCACCCGAGCACGAGACGCAGGAGCAGCAGTGA
- a CDS encoding TetR/AcrR family transcriptional regulator, giving the protein MRSTGSFTEQARRAQIAQCAIDSIAELGYGQASVRKIADRAGVAMSVVLYHFGDKDSLIVAVVRECYSALLAEMVPAVTAAPTAAAKLEAHIRTHLEYMRTHRNHQIALTEISGGFRTKDGGRLQDVAVDASHDEDRARVELDVILAGGVRSGEFRPLSVPSTASAVRGAIGAAMLSVLADPAFDLDVYADDLVELFTHAIRADS; this is encoded by the coding sequence ATGCGATCTACAGGGTCGTTCACAGAGCAGGCGCGGCGTGCGCAGATCGCGCAGTGCGCCATCGACAGCATCGCCGAGCTCGGCTACGGCCAGGCGTCCGTCCGCAAGATCGCGGACCGCGCAGGCGTCGCGATGAGCGTGGTGCTGTACCACTTCGGCGACAAGGACAGCCTGATCGTCGCAGTGGTACGCGAGTGCTACTCCGCTCTGCTGGCGGAGATGGTGCCCGCGGTCACCGCGGCACCCACCGCCGCCGCGAAGCTCGAGGCCCACATCCGCACCCACCTGGAGTACATGCGCACCCACCGCAACCACCAGATCGCGCTCACCGAGATCTCGGGCGGATTCCGCACCAAGGACGGCGGTCGCCTGCAGGACGTCGCCGTCGACGCGAGCCACGATGAGGACCGCGCCCGCGTAGAGCTGGACGTGATCCTGGCCGGCGGCGTCCGATCCGGCGAGTTCCGGCCGCTGAGCGTCCCGTCGACGGCGAGCGCCGTGCGCGGCGCGATCGGGGCGGCGATGCTCAGCGTCCTCGCCGATCCCGCCTTCGACCTCGACGTCTACGCCGACGACCTCGTCGAACTGTTCACCCACGCGATCCGCGCCGACAGCTAG
- a CDS encoding AMP-binding protein, with protein MTGYAQRSWAGRYETLPADVDIAFDSALEMFRAGVASHPDQAAIRYFDGTITRRELDELTDALAAGLLAEGFSPGDRLALYLQNVPQFVIGMVAAWKAGGCTVSINPMSRTRELENLLLDSGATALLALDDLYEDVARDVVPDTAVRTVFTTSGLDLQSRADRRLFPAPRRATPDGATDLLEFVAAHRGEAPPPVTPAPEDTAFLTYTSGTTGKPKGAINTHRNVVFTATVYRDAAKFAPAPDAAVLGIAPLFHITGLIGHIALSMLAPMPLILAYRFDPAVMLETMREHRPTCTIGAVTAFNALLNHPDFDRDAFASLTSVYSGGAPISPTAARRFADATGRPLHNAYGLTETTSPMTVSPYGVEIPVDPDSGALSVGLPAPSTVVRIVGDDGADLPLGEIGEIVAEGPQVVAGYWNKPEETAAGIPGGALHSGDVGFMDERGWVFIVDRKKDMINASGYKVWPREVEDVLAEHSAVREAAVVGVPDEVRGETVRAFVSLMPGVEAAPEELIAHCRERMAAYKYPRDVRIVDELPKTVTGKILRRELRDA; from the coding sequence GTGACGGGGTATGCGCAGCGGTCGTGGGCGGGCCGGTACGAGACGCTGCCCGCGGACGTGGACATCGCCTTCGACAGTGCACTCGAGATGTTCCGGGCCGGCGTCGCGAGCCACCCCGACCAGGCGGCGATCCGCTACTTCGACGGGACGATCACCCGCCGCGAGCTGGACGAGCTGACGGACGCGCTCGCGGCGGGCCTGCTGGCCGAGGGATTCTCGCCCGGGGACCGCCTCGCGCTCTACCTGCAGAACGTGCCGCAGTTCGTGATCGGGATGGTCGCCGCGTGGAAGGCCGGCGGCTGCACCGTCTCGATCAATCCGATGAGTCGCACGCGGGAGCTGGAGAACCTGCTCCTCGATTCCGGTGCGACCGCGCTCCTCGCGCTCGACGACCTGTACGAGGACGTCGCGCGCGACGTGGTGCCCGACACCGCCGTCCGCACGGTCTTCACCACCAGCGGGCTCGACCTCCAGAGCCGGGCCGATCGGCGACTCTTCCCGGCCCCTCGGCGCGCGACGCCGGACGGGGCGACGGACCTGCTGGAGTTCGTCGCGGCGCACCGCGGCGAGGCCCCGCCGCCGGTGACGCCCGCTCCGGAGGACACCGCCTTCCTCACGTACACCTCGGGGACGACCGGCAAGCCCAAGGGCGCGATCAACACCCACCGCAACGTGGTCTTCACTGCGACCGTCTACCGCGACGCCGCGAAGTTCGCGCCGGCCCCCGACGCGGCGGTGTTGGGGATCGCTCCCCTGTTCCACATCACGGGGCTGATCGGGCACATCGCGCTGAGCATGCTCGCCCCGATGCCGCTGATCCTGGCCTACCGGTTCGATCCGGCGGTGATGCTGGAGACGATGCGCGAGCACCGCCCCACGTGCACGATCGGCGCGGTGACGGCGTTCAACGCGCTGCTCAACCACCCCGACTTCGACCGGGACGCGTTCGCCTCGCTCACGTCGGTGTACTCGGGCGGAGCGCCGATCTCGCCGACGGCCGCCCGCCGGTTCGCGGACGCCACCGGCCGCCCGCTGCACAACGCCTACGGGCTCACCGAGACGACGAGCCCGATGACGGTCTCGCCGTACGGCGTGGAGATCCCGGTCGATCCGGACTCCGGCGCGCTGTCGGTGGGGCTCCCGGCACCGTCGACCGTGGTGCGGATCGTCGGGGACGACGGTGCCGACCTCCCGCTCGGAGAGATCGGCGAGATCGTCGCGGAGGGGCCGCAGGTGGTCGCCGGGTACTGGAACAAGCCCGAGGAGACCGCGGCCGGGATCCCCGGCGGGGCGCTGCACAGCGGCGATGTGGGCTTCATGGACGAACGCGGCTGGGTGTTCATCGTGGACCGCAAGAAGGACATGATCAACGCGTCGGGCTACAAGGTGTGGCCGCGCGAGGTCGAGGACGTGCTCGCCGAGCACTCCGCGGTCCGGGAGGCCGCCGTCGTCGGCGTGCCGGACGAGGTCCGGGGCGAGACGGTCCGCGCCTTCGTGAGCCTCATGCCGGGCGTCGAGGCCGCCCCCGAGGAGCTCATCGCGCACTGCCGCGAGCGGATGGCCGCGTACAAGTACCCGCGTGACGTGCGGATCGTCGACGAGTTGCCGAAGACGGTGACCGGCAAGATCCTGCGCCGCGAGCTCCGGGACGCCTGA
- a CDS encoding cyclase family protein encodes MTDQTVTAPALGDLLAEAPSNWGKWGPDDEVGSLNYLGPEQAVAAAALVRSGKVFTLQRLIGDPKGDPVWPGRSPAVRTQIMDEATWDGAEAPQFPGGLHYADDKIDAFLQGSTQYDALGHVWYDGKLWNGFDARTTVGGMDVASVEPIAQRGVVGRGVLLDMARFRGKDHLDTAETFDHTDLEACAAAQGVQLRPRDVLLIRTNYLQLFFELGDAFYEGFCEPGLQYSPELVQWFADNEIPNLVTDTIANEVTTDQNNGVALTLHCALMRNLGVVFTEITDLEALAADCAADGVYEFMYTAAPLKIAQGSGAPVNPVVVK; translated from the coding sequence ATGACCGATCAGACCGTGACCGCACCCGCCCTCGGCGACCTGCTCGCCGAGGCACCGTCGAACTGGGGCAAGTGGGGCCCCGACGACGAGGTGGGCTCGCTCAACTACCTCGGACCGGAGCAGGCGGTGGCCGCTGCGGCGCTGGTCCGCAGCGGCAAGGTCTTCACGCTGCAGCGGCTCATCGGCGATCCGAAGGGCGACCCGGTGTGGCCGGGCCGCAGCCCCGCGGTCCGCACGCAGATCATGGACGAGGCGACGTGGGACGGCGCGGAGGCGCCGCAGTTCCCGGGTGGGCTGCACTACGCGGACGACAAGATCGACGCCTTCCTGCAGGGGTCCACGCAGTACGACGCCCTGGGGCACGTCTGGTACGACGGCAAGCTGTGGAACGGCTTCGACGCCCGCACCACCGTCGGCGGCATGGACGTCGCCAGTGTCGAGCCGATCGCGCAGCGCGGCGTCGTGGGACGGGGCGTGCTCCTCGACATGGCGCGCTTCCGCGGCAAGGACCATCTCGACACCGCCGAGACCTTCGACCACACCGATCTCGAGGCGTGCGCCGCCGCGCAGGGCGTGCAGCTGCGCCCGCGCGACGTACTGCTGATCCGCACCAACTACCTTCAGCTCTTCTTCGAGCTGGGCGATGCGTTCTACGAGGGCTTCTGCGAGCCCGGCCTGCAGTACAGCCCGGAACTGGTGCAGTGGTTCGCGGACAACGAGATCCCGAACCTGGTGACCGACACCATCGCCAACGAGGTGACCACCGACCAGAACAACGGCGTCGCGCTCACGCTCCACTGCGCGCTGATGCGGAACCTCGGCGTCGTCTTCACCGAGATCACCGATCTCGAGGCCCTCGCGGCCGACTGCGCCGCCGACGGCGTCTACGAGTTCATGTACACCGCCGCCCCGCTGAAGATCGCGCAGGGCAGCGGCGCGCCCGTCAACCCGGTCGTGGTGAAGTGA